From the Syngnathus typhle isolate RoL2023-S1 ecotype Sweden linkage group LG22, RoL_Styp_1.0, whole genome shotgun sequence genome, the window ACGAAAACAAAAAACTTCTTGAATATAGCTATACAAACGTAGCTatacaaaaaaatgtattcaaGAAAATGCCCCAATCAAAATCAAGAAAACTGGTTGACCAACTGTGTGATCTGAAGCGCGTACGTTGAGTTTCTCCCCATCCGGTGACGTAGCATTCGGTTCCACTAGGAACAATGTAATCCTTGTCTGGCAAACAAGCAGGTAACACTTTGTCATTAATGACTGCAGGCCTGAAATAAAACGTCAACAAACATCACAAATACTTTCATCACAAATTTCCAAAAGGAACTACAGCAAGACTGGCTCATGACTTGTCACCTTTCTAGTTTGAGCAGTGCAATGTCAGCATTGTTGGGTCCCAGCACCAACTTCTCCAGGCCCCTCTGCTGTGCAGAGGCCTCCAGGTTTTGCTCCCTGTGTGAGCCCAGAACAACCATGTAGGCCGACGGTCGCTTGGACCTGCAAGAGGAAGACGCCACAGTTAGCCAGCTAGTTAGCGCTTTGTGTCATGTCTACTGCGAATATGTCAGACCTCTCCAGGCAGTGAGCGGCCGTTAGCACCCACTGAGGGTGGATCAGAGTTCCCCCGCAGAAGTGTATTCCTGAActgaaataaattggaaaattcCAATTAGCAATTAAGATGGCCAACTTCCGACCAAGCATGGCCATCTAGTATCTGCCAGGATTTACTTGGTACGAAGGCTAATCTGCCAGGGCCACGAATGCGCTTTAGCCACGCAGCCGCCCACGATGCGACCGTAGCAGCGCTTGGGTTTGGTGGCGGGTGTGCCGCATGTTACACCCGCTACAAAGGAAGGTGGTACTGTTAAAGAATGAAAATTCCCAGCATGCCGGCGACTCGTGTCTGGGAGTGTTCACGTACCGCAGTCAGCAATCTGACAGTAATCCCATTTCTTGTTGCGGTCTGTTGTGTAGCACCAGGGTCCGTTTGCGTCATTGTCCGGGTTTCTGCAGCTCTAAAAACGCCAGTGTCTCAATACTTTTACACAATGACAGGACTCGCATTTGCTTGAGAACCCAGATTAGGCTCAACTCACGTTGCCATCCAGGCCCTTGTCAGGATGAGTTTCTGGTGTGAAACTGTTGTGTAGGTGTGGCGTCTGAGCATTCCAAGCTTGGCAAGTCACACCCATGATAGTGATAGAAGTTGTGCCCCGATAGGTGGCGCCATTCCCAACCTTGCagtctgcagaagaaaaaaagtcgaTATGACAACGGAATGTGTTAACAAACCCAAAGAAGGATTTTACCTTTCGGGCTCGTTTCCTCGGTGGAGGGTTTTTCAGGTGTGCTGGGTTCGATGGCGGGCGTGCTTTCTTCAACGGGACTGCTGGAACATTTCTGCAAGTTGCAGTATTCCCAGCGTACGCTGGGATTGGTGGTGTAGCACCAGGGAGCTTGGTCTCCGTCTGGGTTCCTGCACAGGTTTCTCCTGAGGTCCCTGTTAGACAACAATGTCGGAACAAGGACTTGTGAGATGATCACGATAGCAAGTTTTTGGATGTAAAACTTGAGAGAGAGGGTCTTACGCTGTAGGGTACCGCTGTGGAGTCTTGGTATGCCTGTGTGGACTCATAGAGGACCAAGACTGACATTTTTTCCCACTGATAGTCTCTGAGGTCACTCCACGATAACTAGACCCATCGTCCTCGTAGCAGTCATCATCCTCTGTGGGAATGACTGGCTCATCTGCAACAGGAAGTTAACATGTGAGCATGATTGAAGACACCCCCTTCCCACAAGAGTCAATCTGTCATCAAGAACCTGGTCCAGGTCCATCCCCACAAGTGGGCACGCTGCAGTACTCCCAGCGGGTGTCAGGGTCGGTGGTGTAGCACCACGGCTTCCTCTCGTTATCGGGGTTCCGGCAGAAGTTGTTGTCCAGACCTCTGTGGGGTAAGCAAAGAATATCAAAGTCCAAATCCCAAAAGAAGTTTTTGGATTGAAGATGTACTTAGCAGGCGTGTTCAATAAAGGTCTCACTTGCAGGGGTAGTTTTCAGGTGAGCGGTTGTGCTTATGAGGTGTCTGGCTGGACCAGCTCTGACATGTTTTGCCGAACTCGGTCACTGCAATGGTTCCCCGGTAACCACTGCCTTCACCCGTAGCGCAGATGGTCTCTGATGCTATGGTGGGAGCTTCCGATGCTGGCGAAGATACAAGAGGTCTTCAAAGCAATCTTGAAGGTGACACCCCCgatcacaacccccccccccccccgcccataTGACTTACTGCAGCGAGGGATGGAGCAGAGTTCCCATCTCTTGTTGGGGTTGGTCGTGAAGCACCATGGCTTGGGGTCTCCGTCTGGGTTCCTGCAGTAGTTCTCTTCCAGATACTTCTGCGGGAGCCTGGAGGTGGCACGCCAATGGTGTTAAATGGACATAGGAATTTGTTGATTTTGGAAGAGGCTGCGGGTGAGGGCTTCTCACGCATTGGGGTTGTATCCGTGATTTTGAGGCTCCTGCGAGTCCCAGCGCTGGCAGGCTATACCGCTCTCTGTGATGGAGACCTTACCTCGGTAGTTCTCACCATTGCAGTGGATGCAGTCCTCTGTTGAGACACGGGGGGCAGTCATaagttatataaaaaaaaaagataaatagtgGATTTGTCTGAAAGGAGTGAACTATTATTTATAATTGGTGAAATCCTTGGTTAATCATAATA encodes:
- the LOC133146793 gene encoding plasminogen-like encodes the protein METSKAAFLLAVLVYTAVSGSDVVGGYAKTGGAWLISINKRLYTTNTVDECAAKCDAETSFTCRSFMYVDKDQECWTAGANSKTETVLRRTSAALYEKQDYLLECVNGIGKDYRGTKSRTKSGKTCQRWEAKFPHRPNLTPETNPKADLESNFCRNPDEDAGGPWCYTTDPETRWEHCNVASCTEDCIHCNGENYRGKVSITESGIACQRWDSQEPQNHGYNPNALPQKYLEENYCRNPDGDPKPWCFTTNPNKRWELCSIPRCTSEAPTIASETICATGEGSGYRGTIAVTEFGKTCQSWSSQTPHKHNRSPENYPCKGLDNNFCRNPDNERKPWCYTTDPDTRWEYCSVPTCGDGPGPDEPVIPTEDDDCYEDDGSSYRGVTSETISGKKCQSWSSMSPHRHTKTPQRYPTADLRRNLCRNPDGDQAPWCYTTNPSVRWEYCNLQKCSSSPVEESTPAIEPSTPEKPSTEETSPKDCKVGNGATYRGTTSITIMGVTCQAWNAQTPHLHNSFTPETHPDKGLDGNSCRNPDNDANGPWCYTTDRNKKWDYCQIADCAGVTCGTPATKPKRCYGRIVGGCVAKAHSWPWQISLRTNSGIHFCGGTLIHPQWVLTAAHCLERSKRPSAYMVVLGSHREQNLEASAQQRGLEKLVLGPNNADIALLKLERPAVINDKVLPACLPDKDYIVPSGTECYVTGWGETQRTGGEGILKETGFPVIENKICNRPSYLNGRVKDHEMCAGNIDGGTDTCQGDSGGPLVCNAQNKFILQGVTSWGLGCANAMKPGVYARVSKFVDWIDRTINAN